A single region of the Hyphomicrobiales bacterium genome encodes:
- the tsaD gene encoding tRNA N6-adenosine threonylcarbamoyltransferase yields the protein MAKDRRSDYRLFQNNSETTSRDTRPALVTMRILGLETTCDETAAAVVSCDGDGRGHILANEVLSQIAEHAAYGGVVPEIAARAHVEALDLLVARALAHAGLELSDMDGIAAAAGPGLIGGVIVGLTAAKALALVAGKPLIAVNHLEGHALTARLTDSVGFPYLLLLASGGHTQLVCVRGVGDYVRLGTTVDDAIGEAFDKTAKMLGLPYPGGPEVEKEATRGDPERFALPRPMLRRDVPDFSLSGLKTAVRLEAERIAPLSATDIADLCASFQAAVVDVIVDRSRVALRAFHAAAGNPTALVVAGGVAANQMIRSALQRFAVEAGLRLITPPPALCTDNAAMIAWAGLERLRLDLTDDLTAPARARWPLDAMRA from the coding sequence ATGGCGAAGGATCGCCGCTCGGACTATAGGTTGTTCCAGAACAATTCCGAAACAACGTCGCGGGATACCCGGCCCGCTTTGGTGACCATGCGTATACTCGGTTTGGAGACCACTTGCGACGAGACGGCGGCGGCCGTCGTCTCCTGTGATGGCGATGGGCGCGGCCATATCCTCGCCAATGAAGTCCTCAGCCAGATCGCCGAGCACGCCGCCTATGGCGGCGTCGTGCCGGAAATCGCGGCACGCGCCCATGTGGAGGCGCTCGATCTGCTTGTGGCACGGGCCTTGGCGCACGCAGGCCTCGAACTCTCAGACATGGACGGCATCGCGGCCGCGGCCGGCCCCGGCCTCATCGGCGGGGTCATCGTGGGCCTGACGGCCGCGAAGGCGTTGGCGCTCGTCGCGGGCAAGCCCCTCATCGCTGTCAACCATCTGGAGGGCCACGCCCTCACCGCCCGGCTGACCGATTCGGTCGGCTTTCCCTATCTGCTGCTCCTTGCCTCGGGTGGCCACACCCAGCTCGTCTGCGTCCGCGGCGTGGGTGACTATGTCAGGCTGGGCACGACCGTCGACGACGCCATTGGCGAGGCCTTCGACAAGACGGCGAAAATGCTCGGCCTGCCCTATCCCGGCGGGCCGGAGGTGGAGAAGGAAGCCACACGTGGCGACCCCGAGCGTTTCGCCTTGCCGCGGCCGATGCTGCGGCGGGACGTGCCGGATTTCTCACTCTCCGGACTGAAGACGGCCGTGCGCCTGGAAGCCGAGCGAATCGCGCCGCTCAGCGCCACCGACATCGCCGATCTCTGCGCCTCGTTCCAGGCCGCCGTTGTCGATGTCATCGTGGACCGCAGCCGGGTTGCCCTGCGGGCGTTCCACGCTGCGGCGGGAAACCCGACCGCTCTCGTTGTCGCCGGCGGCGTCGCCGCCAACCAGATGATACGGTCCGCGCTGCAGCGCTTCGCCGTGGAGGCGGGCCTGCGCCTTATCACGCCGCCACCCGCGCTCTGCACGGACAATGCCGCGATGATCGCCTGGGCCGGCCTCGAACGGCTCAGGCTTGATCTCACCGATGACCTCACGGCGCCGGCCCGCGCCCGCTGGCCCCTGGACGCCATGCGTGCCTGA
- a CDS encoding Predicted D-glucarate or D-galactorate regulator, GntR family has product MPRIEFRRGSLSEQIVTIMRQRIQAGDYPRGEKLPTEQDLIEEFGVSRTVVREAIANLKAGGLVSTRQGVGVFVQRHVPLRSFVIDDPDLKLVNEAIAVLELRVALEVEAAGLAACRRDEKHLRQMRKAMTAMVQATEAGEDAIQADLAFHRSIAEASGNVHFLQLFNYLGELLIPRTKFETFKITGANREDYLKHLNEEHAAILAAIEAKAPEDARTAMRIHLIGSKDRLAAGAAVAAKVQLA; this is encoded by the coding sequence ATGCCGAGAATAGAATTTCGCCGCGGCAGCCTGTCGGAGCAGATCGTCACGATCATGCGCCAGCGTATTCAGGCCGGTGACTACCCACGTGGCGAAAAACTGCCGACCGAGCAGGATCTGATCGAGGAATTCGGCGTCAGCCGCACCGTGGTGCGCGAGGCTATTGCCAATCTGAAGGCAGGCGGGCTCGTCTCGACCCGTCAGGGCGTCGGAGTGTTCGTGCAGCGCCACGTGCCCCTGCGGTCCTTCGTCATCGACGATCCCGACCTGAAACTGGTCAATGAGGCAATCGCTGTTCTCGAACTCCGCGTCGCGCTCGAGGTGGAGGCGGCCGGGCTCGCAGCCTGCCGGCGCGACGAGAAGCATCTCAGGCAGATGCGCAAGGCCATGACGGCGATGGTGCAGGCCACGGAGGCGGGGGAGGATGCAATCCAGGCCGACCTCGCCTTTCACCGCAGCATCGCGGAGGCCTCCGGGAATGTCCATTTCCTGCAGCTTTTCAATTATCTCGGCGAGTTACTCATCCCGCGCACCAAATTCGAGACCTTCAAGATCACCGGCGCCAACCGGGAGGACTACCTCAAGCACCTCAACGAGGAACATGCCGCCATCCTCGCCGCCATCGAAGCAAAGGCGCCCGAGGATGCGCGCACGGCCATGCGTATCCATCTCATCGGCAGCAAAGACCGACTGGCCGCGGGAGCGGCTGTCGCCGCCAAGGTCCAGTTAGCTTGA
- a CDS encoding Uroporphyrinogen-III synthase produces MRILVFRPKAAAERTAARLSLLGHQAVLAPATRIVPLDTPRPEGPFAAIVVGSANSFVIAADDAIRAVPVIAVGERTAEVARARGFTDVESADGDRVAMAALARRRFPAGGRALVLQGRDHKADTTALLADAGMTPVSWIVYAAAAVEALPDEATEALRMEQIDAVLHYSRRSAEVALALVDGAHLGRPFFAARQVCLSPDVAEPLRRAGAQRIVVAAAPREEALFAALNEA; encoded by the coding sequence ATGCGTATTCTTGTTTTTCGTCCCAAGGCTGCGGCCGAACGTACGGCAGCGCGCCTTTCCCTGCTGGGCCACCAGGCGGTGCTGGCGCCGGCGACCCGTATTGTCCCTCTTGATACGCCGCGGCCGGAGGGGCCTTTCGCGGCTATCGTCGTGGGAAGCGCGAATAGTTTCGTCATCGCGGCGGATGATGCGATTCGCGCCGTGCCCGTTATCGCGGTGGGCGAGCGCACGGCGGAGGTGGCACGGGCACGCGGCTTCACGGATGTGGAAAGCGCTGACGGTGATCGCGTCGCCATGGCGGCGCTCGCCCGTCGCCGTTTTCCGGCTGGCGGGCGCGCCCTTGTTCTCCAGGGGCGCGATCACAAGGCGGATACGACGGCACTGCTGGCTGACGCGGGGATGACGCCGGTCAGCTGGATCGTCTATGCGGCTGCGGCCGTTGAAGCCTTGCCCGACGAAGCCACGGAGGCCCTGCGCATGGAACAGATCGACGCTGTTCTCCATTACTCGCGCAGGAGTGCCGAGGTGGCGCTCGCCCTTGTGGATGGCGCTCATCTTGGGCGACCTTTTTTCGCAGCCAGGCAGGTGTGTCTGTCGCCCGACGTGGCGGAGCCGTTGCGCAGGGCGGGCGCGCAACGCATCGTCGTGGCGGCGGCGCCGCGAGAAGAGGCTCTGTTCGCGGCATTGAATGAGGCTTGA
- a CDS encoding putative Heme-regulated two-component response regulator (Evidence 3 : Putative function from multiple computational evidences), whose amino-acid sequence MSGVWFVSLLNPIIASVFASIFFALWLYQPSRRYIIDIFGAALLYIAGCTIQISRIPDEADYKAALSAAFYSASIIFFFVGVFKRKNLRIGYSTIPVLIFTIVILILYFYYLVDSLYLRIYILNFGFGVLFLVAAYRLWGAGMAGAGDRVLFWVILAAGLQFFPRTILALEVFDRGLLPHDFGYSIFWLWLNFTLIIVIVGIALAVLSAVVLDIIEDLKKDGSTDAMTGLLNRRGFEEYADAMLAGRGLISMVYCDIDHFKAINDAHGHAAGDRVIKEFADLLAAEMRKEDIAGRIGGEEFAILLPGADSEGARAFAERVRGNLEARRFDSRPGRPRVTASFGIATRQGVEQLHELMRRADKMLYEAKQGGRNRVHPQTHNLLDFPPQEKA is encoded by the coding sequence ATGAGTGGAGTGTGGTTCGTTAGTCTGCTGAATCCGATAATTGCTTCCGTTTTTGCGTCAATTTTCTTTGCATTGTGGCTTTATCAACCGTCACGGCGCTATATCATCGACATCTTCGGTGCCGCGTTACTCTATATCGCGGGATGCACCATTCAGATTTCCAGAATTCCTGATGAGGCCGACTACAAGGCGGCCCTGTCGGCGGCTTTTTATTCGGCCAGTATCATTTTCTTTTTTGTAGGTGTCTTTAAGAGAAAGAATTTGAGGATTGGATATTCCACAATACCAGTACTTATATTTACAATAGTAATATTGATATTATATTTTTATTATCTCGTAGATAGCCTCTATCTGCGGATCTATATTCTGAATTTCGGCTTCGGCGTCTTGTTTCTCGTTGCGGCCTATCGTCTTTGGGGTGCGGGCATGGCCGGGGCAGGGGATCGCGTCCTCTTCTGGGTCATTCTCGCGGCTGGCCTTCAGTTTTTTCCCCGGACCATTCTGGCGCTGGAAGTGTTCGATCGCGGGCTTCTCCCGCACGATTTCGGGTATTCGATTTTCTGGTTGTGGCTCAACTTCACCCTCATCATCGTTATCGTCGGCATTGCGCTCGCGGTGTTGTCCGCGGTGGTCCTGGATATCATCGAGGATCTGAAGAAGGATGGCAGCACCGATGCCATGACCGGGCTGCTCAACCGCCGCGGATTTGAGGAATATGCGGATGCCATGCTCGCCGGGAGAGGCCTGATCAGTATGGTCTATTGCGATATAGATCACTTCAAGGCGATTAATGATGCCCACGGCCATGCGGCCGGTGACAGGGTCATCAAGGAATTTGCCGATCTCCTTGCGGCCGAGATGCGCAAGGAGGACATCGCCGGCCGCATTGGTGGAGAGGAATTCGCGATTCTGCTGCCCGGTGCCGATAGCGAAGGCGCCAGGGCCTTCGCGGAGCGGGTGCGAGGCAATCTGGAAGCGCGCCGTTTCGACAGCCGGCCGGGACGTCCGCGTGTGACGGCGAGTTTCGGCATCGCCACCCGACAGGGCGTGGAACAATTGCACGAACTCATGCGTCGTGCCGACAAGATGCTTTATGAGGCCAAGCAAGGCGGGCGAAACCGCGTCCACCCGCAGACGCATAACCTATTGGACTTCCCGCCGCAGGAGAAGGCCTGA
- the hemC gene encoding hydroxymethylbilane synthase: protein MSIIFPERMVIGTRASPLALAQAEETRARLVAATGLAPEALPLLPLTTTGDKIQDRALSEAGGKGLFTKELDAALFAGSADLTVHSAKDLPTELPEGLVVAGYLPREDVRDVFISRRADSLMSLPAGAVVGSASLRRQAQILRARPDLKVTLLRGNVATRLARLDEGRVDATLLALAGLKRLGKADVATAILDTDEFLPAVGQGAIALVARADDTAVLAAAATIADHDTGIALAAERAFLKVLDGSCRTPIAGHATVNGGRLRFRGLLLSPDGSRSVAVAREGAIAEAAALGEEAGRAVITEAGPGLLRG from the coding sequence GTGTCGATCATTTTTCCCGAGCGCATGGTCATCGGAACACGCGCCAGCCCGCTTGCCCTCGCACAGGCTGAGGAGACGCGGGCGCGGCTTGTCGCGGCGACCGGCCTTGCACCGGAAGCCTTGCCGTTGCTGCCGCTGACCACCACGGGGGACAAGATCCAGGATCGGGCCTTGTCCGAGGCCGGCGGCAAGGGGCTTTTCACCAAGGAACTCGATGCCGCGCTTTTCGCCGGCTCAGCCGACCTGACAGTGCACTCCGCCAAGGATCTGCCGACCGAACTGCCCGAGGGTCTGGTGGTCGCGGGCTATCTGCCGCGCGAGGATGTGCGTGACGTCTTCATCAGCCGCCGCGCGGACAGCCTGATGAGCCTGCCCGCCGGCGCGGTCGTCGGCAGCGCTTCTCTGCGGCGGCAGGCGCAGATCCTGCGCGCGCGTCCCGATCTCAAGGTGACGCTGCTGCGCGGCAATGTGGCCACGCGCCTCGCGCGCCTCGACGAAGGCCGTGTCGACGCCACGCTCCTCGCTCTCGCCGGGCTGAAGCGGCTTGGCAAGGCGGATGTCGCGACGGCCATTCTTGATACGGATGAATTTCTGCCCGCTGTCGGGCAGGGCGCTATCGCGCTCGTGGCGCGGGCGGACGATACGGCGGTCCTCGCCGCCGCGGCCACCATTGCCGATCATGACACCGGCATCGCGCTCGCCGCCGAACGCGCGTTCCTCAAGGTGCTCGACGGCTCCTGCCGTACGCCGATTGCCGGGCATGCGACCGTGAATGGCGGGCGCTTGCGCTTCCGTGGGTTGCTGCTTTCGCCCGACGGCAGCCGCTCCGTTGCTGTCGCGCGTGAAGGGGCGATCGCGGAGGCGGCGGCGCTCGGCGAGGAGGCGGGTCGCGCGGTCATCACCGAGGCGGGGCCCGGTCTCCTGCGCGGGTGA
- a CDS encoding conserved hypothetical protein (Evidence 4 : Unknown function but conserved in other organisms), with translation MTDDTAMTPPPKPGRGKLRRNPTTLDLTASPAPGPDMDQAQKAGDDVSQAPALDAGQSPLPDTPAEAAASPSATNTEPARPAGESSGTEGFMERPDKGAGREQDSMNDAAAADMKDDGANRLRSAASGLPPSGIAADPPESAPASPSGPQAAPDASVSVKALAVAAVAGAIAGGLVSFLLMPTSTPVDETATRLVALERRVAALPAAVPQDDVTALAGRIQGLSQQVAGLGRDVAAATSTADTAASRAAALEKAPPPPPAQPAIPPQVLQAQEQRLSTLEGAIGRLDPARLAAVTADASTRASRVATLAAQAVVAEDLLGRIRRGESFSQTIDRLAALGVPEEKLAPLRQASGAGLPSLAALRTAFADLGDRLAQPQEAQPEDFTSRALASINRLVRIRTVGGNAVTDGVAAVDTALARGDGAAALAAWQALPESARKASATWGAALERRLAAEGAAQALSDETVTALAGEAAGASTGARP, from the coding sequence ATGACCGATGACACGGCCATGACCCCTCCGCCCAAGCCGGGACGGGGCAAGCTGCGGCGCAATCCCACGACACTGGATCTGACCGCTTCGCCCGCGCCCGGTCCCGACATGGATCAGGCGCAGAAAGCCGGGGATGACGTGAGCCAGGCTCCCGCACTGGATGCGGGGCAATCACCACTACCCGACACCCCCGCCGAAGCCGCAGCGAGCCCTTCCGCCACTAACACGGAACCTGCCCGTCCCGCCGGCGAAAGCAGCGGCACCGAGGGTTTCATGGAACGGCCGGATAAAGGCGCAGGCAGGGAACAGGACAGCATGAACGACGCGGCGGCCGCCGATATGAAGGACGATGGAGCCAACCGCCTGCGCTCGGCCGCTTCGGGCCTTCCGCCATCGGGCATTGCCGCGGATCCGCCCGAATCCGCTCCCGCATCACCCTCCGGCCCGCAGGCCGCGCCCGATGCGTCGGTCTCCGTAAAGGCCCTCGCGGTTGCGGCCGTTGCGGGTGCCATAGCGGGAGGGCTTGTCAGCTTCCTGCTGATGCCGACCTCGACGCCGGTCGATGAAACCGCGACGCGTCTCGTCGCGCTGGAGCGCCGGGTCGCCGCGTTGCCGGCCGCCGTGCCGCAGGATGACGTGACGGCCCTGGCGGGCCGCATCCAGGGACTATCCCAACAAGTGGCCGGGCTCGGGCGCGATGTCGCCGCGGCAACCAGCACGGCGGACACGGCCGCCAGCCGCGCGGCAGCGCTGGAGAAGGCCCCTCCGCCGCCTCCCGCGCAGCCGGCTATACCACCGCAGGTCCTGCAGGCACAGGAACAGCGGCTCAGCACGCTCGAGGGCGCCATCGGCCGTCTCGATCCCGCGCGCCTGGCAGCGGTTACCGCTGACGCGTCGACTCGCGCCAGCCGTGTGGCAACCTTGGCCGCACAGGCCGTCGTCGCCGAGGATCTGCTCGGCCGGATCCGGCGTGGTGAGTCTTTCTCACAGACGATCGATCGCCTGGCCGCCCTCGGCGTTCCGGAAGAAAAGTTGGCTCCTCTGCGCCAAGCGTCTGGCGCTGGTCTGCCGAGCCTTGCTGCGTTGCGCACCGCCTTTGCGGACTTGGGCGACCGTCTGGCTCAGCCGCAGGAGGCTCAGCCGGAGGACTTCACCAGTCGCGCGCTGGCCAGCATCAACCGCCTCGTTCGCATTCGCACCGTCGGTGGCAACGCGGTAACAGACGGCGTGGCCGCTGTGGATACGGCCCTTGCTCGCGGGGATGGCGCGGCGGCGCTGGCGGCCTGGCAGGCCTTGCCGGAGAGCGCCCGCAAAGCTTCCGCCACCTGGGGCGCGGCGTTGGAACGCCGCTTGGCGGCCGAAGGCGCGGCTCAGGCGCTCTCCGACGAGACCGTCACCGCTCTCGCAGGGGAAGCCGCTGGCGCCAGCACGGGGGCCCGGCCATGA
- a CDS encoding Multidrug resistance efflux pump: MSMSHVIRASAAITVGIVGALLILQSWQLPPFHGSVETTENAYVRGKVTTLSPQVTGYVVAVNAQDYQHVHAGDVLVQIDDRIYRQKLKQAEATLAMKRAALQNSEQSQRAAEARIRSSEAQVASANAALDVARSTAERVEALLPRGATTQSAADQAHGTLAQAQAALHQAESAVEVTRQDLRSIIVNRNSLQAEIENAAAAVELARIDLDNTRIVAPADGQLGEVGARLGQYVSVGTQLAALVPEQVWVVANFKETQLSGMKVGQPVTLTVDALHGETLAGRIERFSPAAGSEFAVLKADNATGNFTKVTQRLPVRIAIDPDQPLAKRLAPGMSVVVTVDTAAKASAALTPVSPQPSDPSQAPTGQPMAERRSS, encoded by the coding sequence GGCAGTTGCCACCATTCCATGGCTCGGTCGAGACCACGGAGAACGCCTATGTGCGCGGCAAGGTGACGACCCTGAGCCCGCAGGTCACCGGCTATGTCGTTGCCGTCAACGCGCAAGATTACCAGCACGTGCATGCTGGTGATGTGCTGGTGCAGATCGACGACCGCATCTACCGGCAGAAGCTGAAACAGGCAGAGGCGACGCTCGCGATGAAGCGCGCGGCGCTGCAGAATTCCGAGCAGAGCCAGCGTGCCGCCGAGGCGCGGATCCGCTCGAGCGAGGCGCAGGTGGCAAGCGCCAACGCGGCCCTCGACGTCGCACGCTCGACTGCAGAACGCGTCGAGGCGCTGCTGCCGCGCGGTGCGACGACCCAAAGTGCTGCTGACCAGGCGCATGGCACACTCGCGCAGGCGCAGGCGGCATTACATCAGGCGGAATCTGCCGTGGAGGTGACGCGCCAGGATCTGCGGTCGATCATCGTCAACAGGAACTCGCTGCAGGCGGAGATCGAGAATGCCGCGGCTGCTGTCGAACTGGCGAGGATCGACCTGGACAACACACGCATCGTCGCGCCCGCCGATGGTCAGCTCGGTGAGGTCGGCGCCCGCCTCGGCCAGTATGTTTCGGTGGGCACGCAACTCGCGGCTCTCGTTCCAGAGCAGGTCTGGGTCGTCGCCAATTTCAAGGAAACGCAGCTCTCGGGCATGAAGGTCGGCCAGCCCGTCACCCTCACGGTGGATGCCTTGCACGGCGAGACGCTGGCAGGTCGCATCGAGCGGTTCTCGCCCGCCGCCGGCTCCGAGTTCGCGGTGCTCAAGGCTGACAATGCCACCGGCAATTTCACCAAGGTGACGCAGCGGCTGCCCGTGCGCATCGCGATCGATCCCGACCAGCCATTGGCCAAGCGCCTGGCGCCGGGCATGTCGGTGGTCGTGACCGTTGATACCGCCGCCAAAGCGTCGGCGGCACTCACCCCCGTTTCGCCCCAGCCGTCTGATCCAAGCCAGGCTCCGACTGGCCAGCCCATGGCCGAGCGTCGCTCAAGCTAA
- a CDS encoding Fumarylpyruvate hydrolase: protein MADASSAVEYVVTPSAVPSLPVKGTDARFPVRRIYCVGRNFAAHAIEMGHDPNKEPPFFFQKNPDNVQLPDAGFPYPPQSNDVHFEIEMVVALGQGGHDIPVERALDHVFGYAVGLDMTRRDLQGKAKDLGRPWEVGKAFEHSAPCSPIVPASLIGHPSAGAIWLDVNGERRQTGDLNQMIWKVPEAIAYLSGLFTLAPGDLIFSGTPAGVGAITRGDVMKGHVEGIGDIEVKVV, encoded by the coding sequence ATGGCCGATGCCTCGTCCGCAGTTGAGTATGTAGTCACGCCGTCCGCCGTTCCGTCCCTGCCTGTGAAGGGCACCGACGCACGCTTCCCCGTTCGGCGGATCTATTGTGTCGGCCGCAACTTCGCCGCCCACGCCATCGAGATGGGCCATGATCCGAACAAGGAGCCGCCGTTCTTCTTCCAGAAGAACCCGGACAACGTGCAGCTCCCGGATGCCGGCTTTCCCTACCCGCCGCAATCCAACGACGTGCATTTCGAGATCGAGATGGTCGTGGCGCTGGGCCAGGGCGGACACGACATTCCGGTCGAACGGGCCCTCGACCATGTCTTCGGCTATGCTGTCGGCCTCGACATGACCCGGCGCGACCTGCAGGGCAAGGCCAAGGACCTGGGCCGGCCATGGGAAGTTGGAAAGGCCTTCGAGCATTCCGCACCCTGCAGCCCGATCGTGCCCGCCTCGCTCATCGGCCACCCCTCCGCCGGCGCCATCTGGCTCGATGTAAACGGAGAGCGCCGCCAGACCGGCGATCTCAACCAGATGATCTGGAAGGTGCCGGAAGCGATCGCTTATCTCTCCGGCCTGTTCACGCTCGCCCCCGGCGACCTCATCTTCTCCGGCACGCCGGCCGGTGTCGGCGCCATCACGCGGGGCGACGTCATGAAGGGTCATGTCGAAGGCATCGGCGATATCGAGGTGAAGGTCGTCTGA